Proteins found in one Nitrospirota bacterium genomic segment:
- a CDS encoding class I SAM-dependent methyltransferase, with translation MKGLVAIANFGSKNAKYLERLLDEYRSMKRYEVSIAVLSNVPKELGSDVEVIVGLPAKDPWSLPFGHKTLFAKRIEEYDFFIYTEDDTLITERNIDAFIQVTRVLPDRYISGFIRYEISPEGKKFFTTFHDHFHWDPNSIVKIGEYIFAHYTNDHSACFILTRGQLRKAIESGGFLLPPRKGRYDMLVTAATDPYTQCGMKKLVCISHLNDFCLPHLPNAYIGRIGLEAKWADREIEALKVLSGTPTIRGPLFDTSTLLDDARWDKKYHEPRRDDILSLIPKGANRVLSVGCGCGSTEADLVMQGVEVIGIPLDCVIAVSAAAKGIKTVNPSFEAAREALRGMHYDCIVFQDVLQHVADPIATLRDFRPFLSENGSMIISVPNFNYPSLLRERELMRLRARGVSDGQCFNRYRLHFTTRSMLSLWLDRSGLVVTKSCSVVEPRYEVLGWVCLGLLNNWFSRNIVVRAEPLPHESGVAWKNK, from the coding sequence GTGAAAGGCCTAGTAGCGATTGCGAACTTCGGAAGCAAGAATGCTAAGTATCTAGAGAGACTGCTTGATGAATATCGTTCGATGAAGCGGTATGAGGTCTCTATCGCTGTCCTGTCGAATGTCCCAAAGGAGCTTGGTTCAGACGTCGAAGTCATCGTGGGTCTTCCGGCGAAGGATCCATGGTCGCTCCCGTTTGGCCATAAGACCTTATTTGCTAAGCGGATAGAGGAATATGATTTTTTTATCTATACAGAGGACGACACTCTCATAACTGAACGTAATATTGACGCCTTTATTCAGGTTACCCGAGTTCTGCCAGACCGATACATTTCGGGATTCATTCGCTACGAGATATCCCCAGAGGGGAAGAAGTTCTTCACGACGTTTCATGATCATTTCCATTGGGACCCGAATTCGATAGTAAAGATCGGAGAGTATATCTTCGCTCACTATACCAACGACCATTCGGCATGCTTTATCTTGACTCGAGGACAGCTAAGAAAGGCGATCGAATCTGGTGGGTTCCTTTTGCCGCCGAGGAAAGGGCGCTATGACATGTTGGTAACAGCGGCGACGGATCCCTACACTCAGTGCGGAATGAAGAAGCTAGTCTGCATTTCTCATTTGAATGACTTTTGTCTTCCGCATCTCCCTAATGCCTACATTGGCAGGATAGGACTTGAGGCCAAGTGGGCGGATAGGGAGATCGAGGCCCTTAAAGTGCTCTCCGGCACGCCCACAATCCGAGGCCCTTTGTTTGATACGAGCACGCTCCTCGATGATGCTAGGTGGGATAAAAAGTACCACGAGCCCCGCCGAGACGATATTCTGTCCCTTATCCCAAAAGGCGCGAACCGGGTCTTGTCAGTCGGATGCGGATGCGGATCAACTGAGGCCGACTTGGTGATGCAAGGCGTGGAAGTGATTGGAATTCCGTTGGATTGCGTAATTGCGGTAAGCGCTGCCGCAAAAGGGATCAAAACAGTTAATCCGAGTTTCGAAGCTGCCAGGGAGGCCCTGCGGGGTATGCACTATGATTGCATCGTATTCCAGGATGTACTTCAGCATGTAGCTGATCCAATTGCGACGCTGAGGGACTTCCGGCCGTTTCTGTCGGAAAACGGTTCCATGATCATCAGTGTGCCAAATTTCAACTACCCCTCGCTACTACGCGAAAGAGAGCTTATGAGGCTTCGCGCTCGAGGCGTTAGCGACGGTCAGTGCTTCAATCGTTACAGGCTACATTTTACTACGCGAAGTATGCTCTCGTTATGGTTGGATAGAAGCGGGCTTGTGGTGACCAAATCGTGCTCCGTGGTCGAACCTCGCTACGAGGTGTTAGGTTGGGTCTGCCTGGGTCTACTGAATAACTGGTTCTCGCGAAATATCGTTGTGCGCGCCGAACCGCTGCCACATGAGTCTGGGGTGGCGTGGAAGAACAAATGA
- the asnB gene encoding asparagine synthase (glutamine-hydrolyzing) has product MCAICGKLVLSGRGRVERENIERMTNVMRHRGPDDGGIYLSQGVGLGHRRLSIIDLQTGGQPLSNEDGTVWVVFNGEIYNFKTLREGLLVKGHRFITESDTEVIVHLYEEYGVGFVSKLQGMFAIAVWDDQRRTLVLARDRVGIKPLYYCKTEDCLIFASELKAILAEGTINRSVDFRAIDSLFRYHYIPGEATLFKSIKKLLPGHYLLCRNGVIQDIEYWDLIFPSVKTDKNEKAVKEELMGLLERAVRDHMISDVPVGFLLSGGMDSTALLSIAVEQTDKTISTFTIGFDSPAFADERKYARIAADRFGTRHYDMTIDAHDFAECLPQFIWHMEEPICEPPAVALYYVTKLASSHVKVLLSGEGGDEAFAGYPNYRNLVWLERIKKALGRLSPAAGSLLLMANGMADGGRIAKYAQLMSAGFDDYYYSRTSSPFSLVSRHLLDLYTDEFRRLLAQGKKEDYRESLLGRIQDLEILDKMLYIDTKTWLPDDLLVKADKMTMANSVELRVPLLDHRILEYAASLPTRFKVSGMTTKYILKRTFDKRVPTEIIHRKKTGLPVPYDQWFAGELQEHIRTILLDDAAVRRGYFRREAVERMLNASLEQAAHSKSLFILIALELWHRSFIDTSASLTRV; this is encoded by the coding sequence ATGTGTGCGATCTGCGGTAAGCTTGTTCTCAGCGGTCGCGGAAGGGTCGAGCGTGAAAATATTGAACGCATGACCAACGTCATGCGACACCGTGGTCCCGACGATGGCGGCATTTACCTGTCGCAAGGGGTTGGACTAGGGCATCGACGACTCTCAATCATAGATCTCCAGACCGGCGGGCAGCCGCTGTCGAACGAAGACGGAACGGTCTGGGTAGTCTTCAATGGCGAGATCTATAATTTCAAAACGCTTCGCGAAGGCCTATTGGTGAAGGGACACCGGTTCATTACGGAATCGGATACCGAGGTTATCGTCCATTTGTACGAAGAGTATGGTGTCGGTTTTGTATCGAAGCTGCAGGGGATGTTTGCCATTGCTGTTTGGGATGACCAGCGTAGGACACTCGTGCTGGCGAGGGACCGTGTCGGTATCAAACCCCTCTATTACTGTAAAACAGAAGATTGTCTGATCTTTGCTTCCGAGTTGAAGGCAATTCTGGCCGAAGGGACAATCAACCGTAGTGTCGATTTCAGAGCTATCGATTCTCTTTTTCGGTACCACTACATTCCAGGCGAAGCGACGCTCTTCAAGAGCATTAAGAAGCTACTCCCCGGCCACTATCTGCTCTGCAGAAACGGTGTGATACAGGATATTGAGTATTGGGATCTTATATTTCCTTCGGTGAAAACTGACAAGAATGAGAAGGCGGTCAAGGAAGAACTGATGGGACTGCTGGAGAGGGCTGTTCGTGATCATATGATCAGTGACGTCCCGGTTGGCTTTCTGCTGAGCGGCGGGATGGATTCAACGGCGCTGTTGAGTATTGCCGTCGAGCAGACGGACAAGACGATCAGCACATTTACGATTGGGTTCGACTCCCCAGCCTTCGCAGACGAGCGAAAGTATGCGCGAATTGCCGCAGACAGGTTTGGCACAAGACACTACGATATGACTATAGATGCGCATGATTTTGCGGAGTGTCTGCCCCAATTCATCTGGCATATGGAGGAGCCGATCTGCGAACCTCCTGCCGTTGCGCTCTATTACGTGACAAAGCTGGCAAGCTCTCACGTCAAGGTGCTTCTCTCCGGAGAGGGCGGAGACGAGGCCTTTGCCGGCTATCCGAACTACAGAAATCTGGTGTGGCTGGAACGGATCAAGAAAGCGCTTGGCCGGCTCTCGCCCGCCGCAGGATCGCTTCTACTAATGGCAAATGGGATGGCGGACGGGGGTAGGATCGCGAAGTATGCGCAACTGATGAGCGCGGGCTTCGACGACTACTACTATAGTAGGACGTCAAGCCCTTTTTCCTTAGTGAGCCGCCATTTGCTGGATCTCTATACGGATGAGTTTCGACGTCTATTAGCGCAGGGAAAGAAGGAGGACTACAGGGAGTCCCTTCTCGGCAGGATCCAGGATCTGGAAATTCTTGACAAGATGCTTTACATCGACACGAAGACCTGGCTTCCTGACGATCTTCTGGTCAAGGCCGACAAAATGACCATGGCGAATTCCGTTGAACTAAGGGTTCCCCTTCTTGATCACCGCATCCTGGAATACGCGGCTTCACTGCCGACACGTTTCAAAGTTAGCGGTATGACTACCAAGTACATTCTGAAGAGGACATTCGACAAACGAGTCCCGACCGAGATCATTCACAGAAAGAAGACGGGACTCCCAGTGCCATATGATCAGTGGTTCGCCGGGGAGCTGCAAGAGCATATCCGCACCATTTTGCTCGACGACGCGGCCGTAAGGAGGGGATATTTTCGGCGGGAGGCGGTGGAGCGTATGCTCAATGCAAGCCTGGAACAGGCGGCCCACTCGAAGAGCCTTTTTATTTTGATTGCCTTGGAGTTGTGGCACCGATCCTTTATCGACACTTCAGCGTCTCTGACACGAGTTTAG
- a CDS encoding glycosyltransferase family 2 protein, which yields MEEQMNNPMVSIGLPVFNGERFIERALVSLLNQDIDDIEIIISDNASDDETEVICRQYARNDKRIQYSRNRANVGAAGNYNKVFQLAKGKYFKWAAHDDECYRTMLRRCVEVLEEAPESVVMVYPQAELIDEEGRTLETGSDRIGFSDPRPHRRLAKILWSLNLCDPVFGLIKAEVLRRTGLIGPFFGADNVLLSELAMLGEIRELDEVLFRMRMHRGRSMKANPSHRARAAWYDPTAAQKVFILPSWERMVWEMLRAVSRAPLSSAEKLRCGLVVTTVHYWRRFKNAGGRLKGRVRDVVGGQPADQVKQQLGRRGS from the coding sequence GTGGAAGAACAAATGAACAACCCCATGGTAAGCATTGGTCTCCCTGTTTTTAATGGTGAGAGATTTATCGAGAGAGCTCTGGTTTCACTTTTAAATCAGGACATCGATGACATTGAGATAATTATTTCCGATAATGCCTCGGATGATGAGACCGAGGTCATTTGTAGGCAATATGCTCGGAACGACAAACGGATACAATATTCGCGCAATAGGGCCAATGTTGGCGCAGCCGGGAATTACAACAAAGTATTTCAGTTGGCGAAGGGAAAGTATTTCAAGTGGGCGGCCCATGATGACGAGTGTTATCGCACGATGTTGCGGCGTTGTGTCGAGGTTTTGGAGGAGGCACCTGAGTCCGTGGTAATGGTTTATCCGCAGGCAGAGTTAATTGACGAAGAGGGACGAACACTAGAGACGGGTTCAGATCGAATTGGCTTCAGTGACCCGCGGCCGCATCGCCGTCTGGCGAAAATTCTCTGGTCGTTGAACCTCTGTGACCCGGTGTTTGGATTGATCAAGGCGGAGGTCCTACGGAGGACAGGGTTGATCGGCCCTTTTTTCGGCGCAGACAACGTCCTGCTCTCTGAGTTGGCGATGCTTGGAGAGATTCGGGAATTGGATGAGGTTCTCTTCCGGATGCGGATGCACCGGGGGCGGTCCATGAAAGCGAATCCGAGCCACCGTGCTCGAGCCGCATGGTATGATCCCACCGCCGCACAGAAGGTGTTTATTCTTCCAAGCTGGGAACGGATGGTGTGGGAAATGTTGCGGGCGGTTTCGCGTGCGCCGCTTAGCTCCGCGGAGAAGTTGAGATGTGGTCTGGTCGTGACGACGGTGCATTACTGGAGGCGCTTTAAAAATGCGGGAGGCCGGCTCAAGGGCCGAGTGAGGGACGTCGTCGGCGGACAGCCAGCGGATCAAGTAAAGCAGCAGTTGGGGAGGCGAGGGTCCTGA
- a CDS encoding glycosyltransferase family A protein, with product MTYVVITPARDEGRHIEKTILSMLAQTIRPKQWIIVNDGSTDDTGAIADRYAERTSWIKVLHRENRGFRKSGGGVVETFYEGYDALASSDWGFVVKLDGDLSFAPDYFEGVLRRFTADPQLGIGGGDIYHIVGGRLERERTPAFHVRGATKVYRRECWVAVGGLIRAPGWDTLDEVKANMLGWKTYSFNELRLIHHKYTGSADGTWGNSVKNGRANYIAGYHPVFMLLKCIKRAYEKPYLISALGLLYGFVTGYTKRIQQVPDVQLILYLRKQQVRRLLFRESIWK from the coding sequence GGCGGCACATCGAGAAGACGATCTTATCGATGCTAGCCCAGACGATACGTCCTAAACAGTGGATCATAGTTAACGATGGTTCCACAGACGATACAGGGGCGATTGCTGATAGGTATGCTGAGCGGACTTCGTGGATTAAGGTGTTGCATCGGGAAAACAGGGGCTTTAGGAAGTCTGGCGGCGGGGTAGTCGAGACCTTTTATGAGGGCTACGATGCACTGGCGTCTAGCGATTGGGGGTTCGTCGTCAAGCTTGATGGAGATCTTTCATTTGCACCGGACTACTTTGAGGGCGTGCTCAGGCGTTTTACTGCAGACCCTCAACTTGGCATAGGGGGCGGTGATATATATCACATAGTTGGGGGTCGGTTGGAGCGGGAGAGAACTCCAGCCTTTCACGTACGAGGCGCGACAAAAGTCTACCGAAGGGAGTGCTGGGTGGCTGTGGGAGGCCTAATACGGGCTCCAGGATGGGATACGCTTGATGAAGTAAAAGCAAACATGCTGGGGTGGAAAACGTATTCTTTCAATGAATTGAGGCTAATCCATCATAAGTATACCGGATCGGCCGATGGGACCTGGGGGAACTCCGTGAAGAACGGCAGGGCAAACTACATAGCTGGATATCATCCAGTCTTCATGCTTTTGAAGTGTATCAAAAGGGCTTATGAGAAGCCGTATCTCATTAGTGCGCTCGGCCTACTCTACGGATTTGTCACGGGTTATACGAAGAGAATTCAACAGGTTCCTGATGTTCAACTTATTCTATATCTACGGAAGCAGCAAGTAAGGAGGCTTCTGTTTAGGGAAAGCATCTGGAAATAG
- a CDS encoding glycosyltransferase family 2 protein, whose protein sequence is MDLSIIVVNWNSVAYVRKCLGAIAHNSGGLDIEVIVVDNASFDGCHEVVSREFPEAVFIQNKDNLGFGVTNNLAAARAKGSRLLFLNPDTEVLGDALAQMASIFERRPEAGAVGCALRNTDGTIQTSCIQPFPTILNQALDSEIILHMASKFGFWGVGPLLSSAKGLYKVDVISGACLMVRKAAFQAIGGFSPDYFMYTEDIDLCYRMRLAGFVNYYICSAAVVHHGGGSSSNRKERSFANVQMRESVYKYFRKTRGRLYASCYRSTMLTVALARLGLLAALSVPFAFVGRFPSIRSSLIKWLSILRWSLALEKWAR, encoded by the coding sequence ATGGATCTTTCGATCATTGTCGTAAATTGGAATTCTGTGGCCTATGTACGCAAATGCCTGGGCGCCATTGCCCACAACTCTGGAGGACTCGACATCGAGGTAATTGTCGTTGACAATGCTTCATTTGACGGTTGTCACGAAGTCGTCAGTAGGGAGTTTCCAGAAGCTGTTTTCATACAAAATAAGGATAATCTCGGATTCGGCGTCACCAATAACCTCGCCGCGGCAAGGGCAAAGGGATCAAGATTGTTGTTTTTGAACCCAGATACCGAAGTGCTTGGAGATGCTCTTGCGCAGATGGCGTCTATCTTCGAGCGTCGGCCTGAGGCCGGTGCAGTGGGGTGTGCGCTTCGCAACACTGATGGCACCATTCAAACCAGTTGCATCCAGCCATTCCCAACGATTTTGAACCAAGCTCTCGATTCGGAGATCATTCTGCATATGGCTTCTAAGTTTGGCTTCTGGGGTGTTGGGCCGCTCTTGTCTAGCGCAAAAGGTCTCTACAAAGTCGATGTGATATCCGGTGCCTGCCTAATGGTTCGCAAGGCTGCCTTCCAGGCAATCGGAGGATTCAGTCCGGACTATTTCATGTACACGGAAGATATTGATCTCTGCTACAGGATGAGGTTGGCCGGCTTCGTGAACTACTACATATGCAGCGCAGCCGTTGTCCATCACGGTGGTGGGAGCTCGAGCAACAGAAAGGAGAGATCTTTCGCGAACGTTCAAATGCGGGAGTCGGTCTATAAGTATTTTAGAAAAACGAGAGGGAGGCTCTACGCGAGCTGTTATCGTTCAACTATGTTGACAGTTGCACTCGCTCGGCTCGGACTTCTGGCGGCTTTGTCCGTCCCATTCGCATTCGTGGGACGGTTTCCATCGATCCGGTCCTCACTCATAAAGTGGCTCAGTATCCTTCGGTGGTCGCTGGCTCTTGAGAAGTGGGCACGGTAG
- a CDS encoding O-antigen ligase family protein: protein MNSIAISFLLINAAALLLLPRRLAALPLLAGACYMTRGQGIEVGPFHFMVLRMLIAVGLVRIMSRGERMTGGMNGLDWLMLAWALWASTSSVFHRDPWGALVYRLGVVYDAYGIYFLIRVFCQSLDDVIGLSRLTAILLVPVAAEMVYEKLMSHNYFAVFGGVSADPYIREGRVRANGPFAHAILAGTVGAVSGPLMVGLWRDHRFWAIAGIVASLTIVIASTSSGPIMSSAAAVGALVMWRFRRRVHLARWLGLAAYVALDLYMKDPAYYIIARIDLVGGSTGWHRARLIQSSIEHISEWWFAGTDYTRHWMASGVSWSAEHTDITNHYLQMGVIGGLPLMLLFIGTLAKGFSFVGQAVRHTDDFSPHSRFVVWTLGAALFTHAVTFISVSYFDQSSLFIYLNLALIGSVKSGIRS, encoded by the coding sequence GTGAACTCTATTGCCATATCGTTTCTACTCATCAACGCGGCGGCGTTGCTGCTATTGCCCCGTCGTTTAGCTGCACTGCCTCTTTTGGCGGGAGCGTGCTATATGACCCGTGGCCAGGGGATTGAGGTCGGACCGTTCCACTTTATGGTGCTCAGAATGTTGATTGCCGTTGGGCTCGTACGGATCATGTCCCGAGGCGAGCGGATGACGGGTGGAATGAACGGCCTGGATTGGCTGATGCTGGCATGGGCCCTCTGGGCCTCGACCAGTAGCGTCTTTCACAGAGATCCTTGGGGGGCGTTGGTATATCGACTAGGGGTCGTTTACGATGCGTACGGAATCTACTTTCTGATTCGGGTTTTTTGTCAGTCCCTCGATGACGTTATAGGGCTGTCCCGCCTAACAGCGATCCTGTTGGTACCGGTTGCTGCTGAAATGGTTTATGAAAAGCTCATGTCCCACAACTATTTTGCGGTGTTCGGCGGCGTGAGCGCCGATCCGTACATCCGAGAAGGCCGTGTCCGAGCAAATGGACCATTTGCCCACGCCATATTGGCTGGGACTGTGGGTGCTGTTTCTGGGCCCCTTATGGTGGGGCTGTGGAGAGATCACCGGTTTTGGGCTATCGCCGGGATTGTAGCCTCTCTAACAATCGTGATTGCCAGTACGTCGAGCGGCCCGATCATGAGCAGTGCTGCGGCTGTGGGAGCTCTGGTTATGTGGCGGTTTCGCCGACGGGTTCATCTCGCCCGATGGCTTGGGTTAGCAGCGTATGTCGCCCTTGATTTGTACATGAAAGACCCAGCATATTACATTATTGCGCGAATCGATTTAGTTGGCGGTAGCACCGGTTGGCACCGAGCTAGACTAATACAATCGTCGATCGAGCATATCTCTGAATGGTGGTTTGCTGGAACTGACTATACCAGACACTGGATGGCGTCAGGCGTCTCATGGAGTGCAGAACACACTGACATTACGAACCATTACCTTCAAATGGGAGTTATAGGTGGGTTGCCCCTGATGTTGCTCTTCATCGGCACCCTTGCCAAGGGATTTTCCTTCGTGGGTCAGGCGGTTCGGCATACGGATGACTTCTCACCCCACTCACGGTTCGTGGTCTGGACCCTTGGAGCGGCGTTATTCACACATGCCGTAACATTCATTTCAGTCTCGTACTTCGACCAGTCGTCACTATTCATTTATCTCAATCTTGCTCTCATCGGATCTGTAAAGTCTGGAATACGATCGTGA